GACGCCGCCGAGCAGCAGGCGTTCGCCCGCGACCTGGACGCGGGCATGGTGTTCATCAACGGCATGACGGCGTCGTACCCCAGCCTGCCGTTCGGCGGCGTGGGTTCCTCCGGGTACGGGCGCGAACTGGCCGACATGGGCATCCGCGAGTTCTGCAATGCCAAGACCGTGTGGGTCGGTGGAGACGAGCCCACCTGACAGCTCACAGATCGCGGTGGCGGTAGCAGGCGATCCGCACCGCCACCTGCGTGTGCACGATCGTAGGAAGGGCGGCGATCCGGTCGGCGAGGTCCCGTTCAACGTGGTGGGCGCTCGGTCCCATGCCGACGACAGCGGCGACCGCACCGTGGTCGAGCGCGAGGTCGTGGCGGTGCTCGCGCGCGGCGGCCGTCACGAGCTGCGGACCCAGCCGCCGTTCCAGTCGCTCGGCCTTGCGCTGATCTACGGTCAGTAGCCCAAGTGCGGCCACGATCGTGTCGAGGTGGTCCGAAAGCGGCGTCACCACCACCACGGTGCCGCCCCGAGCCAGCACGCGGGCGAACTCCGCACCATGCCGCGGAGCGAAGATCGAGAGCACGACGGCCATGACCCCGTCGCGGACCGGTAGCCGTGCCCAGGCGTCGGCGACGATCGCACCGGCCCACGGGTGAGCGCGCGCCGCACGACGGGCCGCGTGCTTCGACCGGTCGATCGCCAGTCCCGGGCGACCGTCCAGTGCGTCCAACACCGCCGCGAGGTGGTGGCCGGTGCCCGCGCCCACATCGGCCACCGCGCCGGGCGGCGGGGCGGCGGAGCGCACCTCGTCGACGACCGCCGCCGTCAGCGGCGCCATGTGCCCGGCGTCGAAGACGTCCGCGCGGGCCGCGACCATCCGGGCGGTGTCGGCCGATGCCGTGTCACCGCCGCCCGGCAGCAGGTGCACGTACCCCTGGCGCGCGATGTCGAAGCTGTGACCGGCGACGCACCGTAGCGCGCCGTCACCCCTCGCGAGCCGCCCGCCGCAGGTCGGGCAGGTCAGCAGTGCCGCGACCTCAGGGCGCATCGTCGGCCGCGACCGTGCGCAGCTCGGCGTCGCCCTCGCCGGTGACCGTGACCACGACGCGGCCGCCGGCGGCGAGATCGGGCACCAGATCGGTCACGCACACGCGACCGCTGTCCGCGAACACCTCGATCGACGCGTGGTCGATCCAGACGTCGATGTCGACGGCGCCCGAACGCGCCAGCGGCGCGACGTGCGTTCCGGCGAACTGGTGGCCCACACCCGCGCCGTCCGTGCGCCGGACCGACAGCGTCGCCTCCCCGACGTCGAGCACGATGCGCGCGCCGCCGGTGCCGCTCGCGACGTCGACGACGGCGCGTCCGCTGCCGGACGAGCGCACCGTGACGCGTGCCGCGTGATGGTCGAGCGCGACCCCGCGGCCCATGGTCATGACCTCCGGTCGGCCGAGACGCGCGTCGAGCTCGTCGACGGGTCGTTGTGCCAGCGCGGGACGACCGGATCCCGCGGCGACCAGGCGCAGCTGTCGTGGCAGGGTCATCTGCCCGCGAGCGGCGCGCGCCGGCACGTGCGCCGCGTAGGCCCAGTTGCTCATCCACGCCACCCAGACCCGCCGGCCGTCGGGCACGTCCGACCACGACTGCGCCGCATAGAAGTCGGCCCCGTGATCGGCCCACCGCGACGAGCCGTAGGCCACGAACGCGTCGCCGTCGAACGTCCCGGTCCAGTAGCGCGTGGCTGATCCACCGGCCGGGCCGTGCTCGGCCGCGCCCGCCGACAGCACCCACCACGGATCGCCCCCGTCAACAGGCAGCGGGAACAGGTCCGGGGTCTCCCACACGCCGTACGGCCTGCCGGGCTCGGGCGCGAACACGCCGGCGGGTTCCCAGGCGACCAGGTCGCGCGAGACGTAGAACCGGGCGTCACCACCCGCGGCGAGCACCATCACCCAGTGCCCGCCGCCCCGCCCATCGTCGTACCAGCACACCTTGGGGTCACGGAAGTCCACGAGCCCCGCCGGCTGGGGTAGCACGGGATTGGCGTCGTGCACCTGCCACGTCCGCCCGCGATCGACCGATCCGGCGATGCTCTGGACCTGGCTCGTCGGGGTGAACTGCGTGTAGATCGCCACGAGGGCGCCTTCGCCGAAGCCGGCCGTGCCGTGGCGGTCGACGACACCCGAGCCCGAGTAGACGGCACCGTGCTCGTCGGGATGCAGCGCGATCGGCAGGTCGGTCCACGTCGTCAGGTCGGTGCTGACGGCGTGCCCCCAATGCATGGGTCCCCAGTCCGACGACGCCGGGTGGTGCTGGTAGCACAGGTGCCACTCGCCGTCGTGATGGACGAGCCCGTTGGGATCGTTGAGCCAGCCGGTGGGCGGTTCGTAGTGGAGCAGCCGACGGCGGCCGGTCGGCCCGGTGGCGGCCTCTCGCGACCCGGCCAGGCTCACGACCCGTCGCCGAACCGCGTGTGGCTGGTGCCGTCGGTCGCGTGGCAGATGTACGCGGGCCCGGAGCGTCCCGTGCGACGCTCGTACCGTTGTGTGACCTCGATCACGAAGTCGTCGGCCGCATCGCGGTCGACCAGCGCGACCGCACACCCGGCGAACCCACCGCCGGTCAGACGGACGCCGCGGCAGCCCACCGACGCACGGGCGGCGTCGGTCAGGACGTCGAGCGCGTCGCTGGACACCTCGAAGTCGTCACGCAGGCTGCGGTGGCCCGCGTCGAGCAGCGCACCAGCACGCTGGAGGTCTCCATCCCCGAGCGCCTGCACCATATGCAGCGTGCGCTCGTTCTCGGTCACCACGTGCCGCGCCCGGCGCAGCTGCACCGGGGCCAGCGTGGAGCCGCGGGCGTCGAGGTCGTCGGTTGTGACGTCGCGCAGCGAGTCGACGCCGAGCGCCGCGGCGGCCTCCTCGCACTGCTTGCGCCGGTCGTTGTATTCCGATGTCGTCAGTTCCCTGCGGGTGGCGGTGTCCAGGACGCCCAGCGCGATGTCCGACGGCAGCGCGACCGGGGTGATGTCCAGGGACCGGCAGTCCAGCAGCAGCGCGTGGCCCGCGCGACCGGACGCGCAGGCCACCTGGTCCATGATCCCGGACGCCACGCCGAGCCAGTCGTTCTCGACCCGCTGCCCGACGCGGGCCATCGTGACCGGGTCCCAGTCGAACCCGGACACGGCGTGGAACGCACGGGCGAGCGCGAGGTCGAGGGCCGCCGACGACGACAGGCCGGCGCCGGGCGGCAGGTCGCTGGCGATCGCGCCGTGCCAGCCCCGCAGATCGCGCCCGGCCTCACGCAGCACGGCCGCGATGCCGACGGGATGGATCCCCCAACCCTCGGGCCGGTCGCCGCCGTGCAGCGGCAGCAGCACCGGTTCGAACCCCTCGGACACCAGATCGACGACCGGTTCGTGCGTGGCCGACGCGGCGATCCACACCCCGCGATCGATGGCCGCCGGAAGTACGAAGCCGTCGTTGTAGTCGGTGTGCTCGCCGATGATGTTCACGCGGCCCGGCGAGCGGACGAGCACCTCCGGATCACGCCCGTGGCGCCGTCGGAACAGCTCGACGGCACGGTCGTCCGCTGCCCTCGCATCCATCGACGTTCCGCGCTCCGATCTTGTGTGCGCCCCTGTTGAAACCGCTTGTACCACGTGGCTGGGCTCCCTGAACGCCGAAGCGAGGCTTCCGGCCATTGCCCAATCCCGGGTCGGGCCCTACGCTCAAGGCGGCCCTCAGCATGAACGGGAGCACAAGCTGTGAGCGCGAGCATCGGTGACGTCGCCCAGCTCGCGGGGGTGTCGGTGGCGACCGTGAGCCGGGCGATTCGGGGACTTCCCAACGTTTCACCGGCCACGCGGGACCGGGTGCTCAAGGCCGCCGCCGAGCTCCAGTACGTCGCACATCCACACGCGTCACGGCTGGCGGCGGGACGCACGATGACGGTCGGGATGGCGGTCCCGCTGTTGACCCAGTGGTTCTTCACGCAGGTCGTCGCGGGCTCCGAGGCTGTCCTGGCGGCAAACGGTTACGACGTACTGCTCTACGGCGTACCCGATGAGGGCGCCATGCGGCGGTTCGCTGACGACACCCACTTCAGCAAACGGGTCGACGGACTGATCGTGGTCGACCTCCCGATGTCGGATGACGATCTGCGCGGCATGTGCGAGCGGGGCCCGCTGGTCACCGTCGGCGTGGCGTCGCCGTGCGCGCCTTCTGTGACGATCGACAACGTCGAGGCGGCGGCGACCGCGACGCGCCACCTCGTCAACCTCGGTCACCGCCGGGTCGGCCTGATCAGCCACCTGCCGCCGCAGGCGCTGGCGTTCACGGCGCCGTTGCACCGTCGCGAGGGTTACGAGCGCGTGCTGACCGACGCCGGGCTGGAGGTGCGCGAGGAACTGATCGTGCCGGGCAACTTCGCGCTGCAGGGCGGCGCCGAGGCGATGGCCCAACTGCTGGGCGTCGACAGGCCGCCGACAGCGGTCTTTGCGGAATCCGACGAGATGGCCATCGGGGCGCTCAAGACCGTGCGCGACGCTGGCCTGCAGGTGCCCGGCGACATCTCCGTCGTCGGCTTCGACGACCACGACATGGCGGCGTACACCGACCTGACGACGATCTCGCAGCCGGCGATGCGCCAGGGCGAGACCGCGGCCACCCTGCTGCTCGATCTGATGCGGGGCACGGCCGCCGACGACGACGTGACCAGCGTGGTGATGCCCACCCGGCTCGTCGTGCGCGCGACCACCGGCCCCAACCGCTCGCCTGTCACCGCGCACGCCGTCTGACCCGTGGACGACCTGTGATAACCGGTCTGTGATTGCGCCCTCGCGATCGTGGGCACACACCTGATGCCGCGTGTGTAAACCCTTGCGGTAGCACTGAACTCGGGCGATGATGCACCATGCGCCGTCGCTCGCCTGACGGTCACAGCGCGCGGCAGACCAAGTGGACCCAACAGCGAGGTGTGACAGAACATGGCCAAAGTCGTGTATGACGGCGTGACCAAGCGCTATCCGGACGGCACCGAGGCCGTGAAGGACATGAGCCTGGAGATCGAGGACGGCGAGTTCATGATCCTCGTCGGGCCCTCCGGGTGCGGCAAGTCCACCGCGCTGCGGATGTGCGCCGGGCTCGAGGAGATCTCCGAGGGTCAGATGATCATCGGCGACCGGGTCGTCAACAACCTGACGCCCAAGGAGCGGGACATCGCGATGGTGTTCCAGTCCTACGCGCTGTACCCCCACATGACGGTCGCCGAGAACATGGGCTTCGCGCTCAAGCTGGCGAAGGAGTCCTCGGAAGAGATCGACAAGCGGGTCAAGGAGGCGGCCGAGACCCTCGACCTGACCGAGTACCTGCACCGCAAGCCCAAGGCGCTGTCGGGTGGTCAGCGGCAGCGCGTGGCCATGGGCCGCGCGATCGTCCGTGAGCCGCAGGCGTTCCTGATGGACGAGCCGCTGTCGAACCTTGACGCCAAGCTCCGCGTCGCGATGCGTGGCCAGATCGCCGAGCTGCAGAACAAGCTGGGCGTCACCACGCTGTACGTGACCCACGACCAGGTCGAGGCCATGACCATGGGCGACCGGGTCGCGGTCCTCAAGCGCGGCGTGCTCCAGCAGGCCGACTCGCCGCAGCACCTCTACGACAACCCCGACAACCTGTTCGTCGGCGGGTTCATCGGCTCGCCCGCGATGAACTTCGCCGAGGCGAAGTTCTACAAGGAGAACGGCCAGTACAAGGTGTCGATCGGCACCGGTGACAACCCGACCGTCCTCGACGTCCACGACGGCGCGATCGACCGCTATCCCAGGATCAAGGACTACGAGGGTAAGCAGGTCGCGATCGGCATGCGCCCCGAGCACTTCTTCCCGGCCCGGGGCGACACACCCGACGAGCTCATCTGGCCCGAACGCCGGGTGACCCTGGTCGAGCAGCTGGGCGCCGAGATGCTGGTGCACTTCGGGACGTCGGCGCCGCCGATCATCACCGACGACATGCGCGAGGCGATCGACGACGAGGAGGCGTTCGCCGAGCTGCAGCGGGCGGGACGCGAGGGCGGCCAGGTCTTCACCGGCCGCTTCGAGCCGGGCGACCCGCCCAAGATCGACGACCGCGTCGACGTGGGGTTCCGCACCGACTACCTGCACTTCTTCGACATGGAGTCGGGCGAGGCGCTGCGGTAGGGCGACCCACGAGCCGAGACGCCACGGCCCGCACCTGCGACGGTGCGGGCCGTCGCCGTTGTCGTGGCGCGGCGCGCCCCGCGCCGTGAGCGGATGGGAGCCGCCGCGCCGTACCGGTGGGCGCTCGCGGACCATCCTGCTCGCCGTGGCCGCCGCGGCGGCGGTGGCCGCAGTGCTCGCCCTGGCCGTCGATCGAGACCCGGCCGGGCTACAGGTCGCCCGACGATCCGATGATCGCGGCGCTGTCCCTGGGCCGACAGCGGTCGCATCCGATCCGATGGCGGTGGCATGGACGCGACCCCGGGCGGGCCTGTGGCGCGTGCTACCCGCCGCACCGCTGGCGCCGCGGGTCGCGCACACCATGATCGCAGCGGGCGACCGCGTGGCCGTGTGGGGCGGGTTCGACGTCCTCGGGCTCCCGCTGACCGACGGCGGCCTGTTCGACCCGCAGGACGGCACCTGGCGACGGCTGCCGGCGACCGACATCGACGACGGCACGGTGACGCGTGCGGTCTCAGCGGGCCGTGACCTCGTCATCGTGTCGGCGGACGTCACGCACCGGTTCGACGTCGACGGTGGAGCGTGGACCACGCTGCCAGCGCCGCCGCTCGCACGCGAAGACGTCCTCACCGATCAGGTCGTTGGCGGCGGTGGTCACGTCGTGACGGTGGCGCTCGCACGCGGTGCCGTCGGGACGACGCCCACCGTCGCCGTGCTCGACGTCGACGCAGCCTCCTGGCGACGCCTGCCCGACCCGCCGGTCCGGTTCGCTCCCGGCGACCTGGTCGCGACCGACGGGGCCCGGGTCATGATCGCGACCAGGGCGGCTCAGAGCCGTGGCGCGCTGGCGACGCTCGATCTCGACCGCCGGCCACCACGGTGGGCGCGCCCGCCTGCGCCGGCGCTGTTGGACGACCCCACGTCGGTACGGATCCTCGGCGCGGTCGAGGGCGACGGACTCGTCGTGACCGCCGTCGGCCCGCCCGGCGGGACCAGCGCGGCGGCGGTGCTCGACGGAACCCGCTGGCGTGACGCGCCTCCCCCGCCGCTGGCGTTGTCC
The sequence above is drawn from the Euzebyales bacterium genome and encodes:
- the ugpC gene encoding sn-glycerol-3-phosphate ABC transporter ATP-binding protein UgpC; amino-acid sequence: MAKVVYDGVTKRYPDGTEAVKDMSLEIEDGEFMILVGPSGCGKSTALRMCAGLEEISEGQMIIGDRVVNNLTPKERDIAMVFQSYALYPHMTVAENMGFALKLAKESSEEIDKRVKEAAETLDLTEYLHRKPKALSGGQRQRVAMGRAIVREPQAFLMDEPLSNLDAKLRVAMRGQIAELQNKLGVTTLYVTHDQVEAMTMGDRVAVLKRGVLQQADSPQHLYDNPDNLFVGGFIGSPAMNFAEAKFYKENGQYKVSIGTGDNPTVLDVHDGAIDRYPRIKDYEGKQVAIGMRPEHFFPARGDTPDELIWPERRVTLVEQLGAEMLVHFGTSAPPIITDDMREAIDDEEAFAELQRAGREGGQVFTGRFEPGDPPKIDDRVDVGFRTDYLHFFDMESGEALR
- a CDS encoding LacI family DNA-binding transcriptional regulator, which encodes MSASIGDVAQLAGVSVATVSRAIRGLPNVSPATRDRVLKAAAELQYVAHPHASRLAAGRTMTVGMAVPLLTQWFFTQVVAGSEAVLAANGYDVLLYGVPDEGAMRRFADDTHFSKRVDGLIVVDLPMSDDDLRGMCERGPLVTVGVASPCAPSVTIDNVEAAATATRHLVNLGHRRVGLISHLPPQALAFTAPLHRREGYERVLTDAGLEVREELIVPGNFALQGGAEAMAQLLGVDRPPTAVFAESDEMAIGALKTVRDAGLQVPGDISVVGFDDHDMAAYTDLTTISQPAMRQGETAATLLLDLMRGTAADDDVTSVVMPTRLVVRATTGPNRSPVTAHAV
- a CDS encoding methyltransferase domain-containing protein, with the translated sequence MRPEVAALLTCPTCGGRLARGDGALRCVAGHSFDIARQGYVHLLPGGGDTASADTARMVAARADVFDAGHMAPLTAAVVDEVRSAAPPPGAVADVGAGTGHHLAAVLDALDGRPGLAIDRSKHAARRAARAHPWAGAIVADAWARLPVRDGVMAVVLSIFAPRHGAEFARVLARGGTVVVVTPLSDHLDTIVAALGLLTVDQRKAERLERRLGPQLVTAAAREHRHDLALDHGAVAAVVGMGPSAHHVERDLADRIAALPTIVHTQVAVRIACYRHRDL
- a CDS encoding glycoside hydrolase family 32 protein, yielding MSLAGSREAATGPTGRRRLLHYEPPTGWLNDPNGLVHHDGEWHLCYQHHPASSDWGPMHWGHAVSTDLTTWTDLPIALHPDEHGAVYSGSGVVDRHGTAGFGEGALVAIYTQFTPTSQVQSIAGSVDRGRTWQVHDANPVLPQPAGLVDFRDPKVCWYDDGRGGGHWVMVLAAGGDARFYVSRDLVAWEPAGVFAPEPGRPYGVWETPDLFPLPVDGGDPWWVLSAGAAEHGPAGGSATRYWTGTFDGDAFVAYGSSRWADHGADFYAAQSWSDVPDGRRVWVAWMSNWAYAAHVPARAARGQMTLPRQLRLVAAGSGRPALAQRPVDELDARLGRPEVMTMGRGVALDHHAARVTVRSSGSGRAVVDVASGTGGARIVLDVGEATLSVRRTDGAGVGHQFAGTHVAPLARSGAVDIDVWIDHASIEVFADSGRVCVTDLVPDLAAGGRVVVTVTGEGDAELRTVAADDAP
- the galK gene encoding galactokinase; protein product: MDARAADDRAVELFRRRHGRDPEVLVRSPGRVNIIGEHTDYNDGFVLPAAIDRGVWIAASATHEPVVDLVSEGFEPVLLPLHGGDRPEGWGIHPVGIAAVLREAGRDLRGWHGAIASDLPPGAGLSSSAALDLALARAFHAVSGFDWDPVTMARVGQRVENDWLGVASGIMDQVACASGRAGHALLLDCRSLDITPVALPSDIALGVLDTATRRELTTSEYNDRRKQCEEAAAALGVDSLRDVTTDDLDARGSTLAPVQLRRARHVVTENERTLHMVQALGDGDLQRAGALLDAGHRSLRDDFEVSSDALDVLTDAARASVGCRGVRLTGGGFAGCAVALVDRDAADDFVIEVTQRYERRTGRSGPAYICHATDGTSHTRFGDGS
- a CDS encoding kelch repeat-containing protein, which gives rise to MAWTRPRAGLWRVLPAAPLAPRVAHTMIAAGDRVAVWGGFDVLGLPLTDGGLFDPQDGTWRRLPATDIDDGTVTRAVSAGRDLVIVSADVTHRFDVDGGAWTTLPAPPLAREDVLTDQVVGGGGHVVTVALARGAVGTTPTVAVLDVDAASWRRLPDPPVRFAPGDLVATDGARVMIATRAAQSRGALATLDLDRRPPRWARPPAPALLDDPTSVRILGAVEGDGLVVTAVGPPGGTSAAAVLDGTRWRDAPPPPLALSRQVDGLWTGRGLLVWNRLTASGAYLDVASRRWERLPPAPIAPGPPRPAVWTGSSVLTWGGFDPAGALYRRR